From the genome of Bradyrhizobium sp. G127:
CTGCTCGGGCGCAACGGCGTCGGCCGCTCGACCACGGTCAAGGCGATCATGGGCGAAGTCCCACCGCACGGCGTCATCACCTTCAAGGGCAAGAACATCGCCGGACTGCCGAGCTACCGCATCGCGCATCTCGGTCTCGGTTACGTGCCGGAAAATCGCGACATCTTCCCCGGCCTCACCGTGCGGCAGAACCTGCTGCTCGGCGTCAAGGACACCAAGCGTCCGGGCAGGTGGAAGCTCGAAGACATGCTGGAGATGTTTCCGAACCTGAAGGCGCGCGCCGACACCGCGGCCGGCGTGCTGTCCGGCGGCGAGAAGCAGATGCTCACCATCTGCCGCACGCTGATGGGTGATCCCGAACTGATCATGATCGATGAGCCGACCGAAGGTCTTGCGCCGCTGATCGTGCATCAGGTCGGCGACCTGATCGCGGAGATCGCCAGGCGCGGCGTCGCGATCCTGCTGGTCGAACAGAAGCTGTCGATTGCGATGCGCATCTCACACCGTGTCTACGTGATGGGCCACGGCCGCATCGTGTTCGAAGGGACCCCCGCCGACCTCAAGGCCAACCAGGCCATCCGCAAGGAATGGCTGGAGGTTTAGGCAATATCCGCTAGCCCGCAGTTCGTCTTTCACCTCTCCCCGTTTACGGGGAGAGGTCGGAGACTGAGCGAGGCGAAGTCTCCGGGTGAGGGGCAACTTCGGTAAAGAAGCCCCTCCCCCCAACCCTCTCCCCGCAAGAGCGGGGCGAGGGAGCAGCTACGCTCCTCGCAATGACGGTGCGCGTCCATTCACTCCTCGAAATACGCCTTCTGATCGATATCCGTCAGCAGGTCCGGATGAGTCGGCTGCCAGTTCAACCGCTCGCGCGTCCGTTCGCTGGATGCAGGAATGTCCATGCCTGCGAAGCCCTTGAACCAGCCGAAATGATCTGCGGCTTCGTCTTCAGACTTGGAGACCACCGGCACGCCCAGCCCCCGGCCGATGACGCCGGCGATCTCCTTGAACGGCACGCCCTCTTCGGCGACGGCGTGATAAGGACCGTCAACCGCTCCGCGCTCCAATGCCAGCCGGTAAAGACGCGCCGCATCGAAGCGATGCACACCCGGCCAGCGATTTGATCCATCGCCGATATAAGCCGACACACCTTTCTCCCGCGCGAGGTTGATCAGGTGCGGAACGAAACCGTGATCGCCCGCGCCATGGGTCGATGGCGCAAGCCGCACCACCGCAGCCCGCACGCCGCGCGCGGCAACGGTTTCCGCCGCCACTTCCGATAAGCGCGGGAAACCGGGTGCGGGGCTGTCGGCCTCTGTCGCAAGACGGCCGGGCGCAACCAGCGCCAGCCCGGACGTGACCAGTAGCGGCCGCTCCGATCCTTCAAGGACTTCGCCGATTGCCTCGATCGCACGCCTGTCCGCTTCGCAATTCTCCAGGAACTTCGAGAAGTCATGGTTGAACGCCAGATGGATCACGCCGTCGGCCTCGGCTGCGCCACTGCGGAGACTATCGAGATCCTGCATATTGCCGCGACGCACCTGCGCTCCCATCTCGGCGAGCGCCTTGGCCCCCTGATCGGAGCGCGCCAGCCCCAACACTTGATGTCCGGACGCAGCCAACTCGCCAACTACAGCAGACCCGACAAATCCGGTCGCACCGGTCACAAAAACACGCATCAGAAATCCTCCAGAATGAGCGAGGACAACAGTCAGCGCATTTGATATGCTGGTAAAGTAGTGACGTTATACAGGTATAATGACTAACAGGAGCGCGGAT
Proteins encoded in this window:
- a CDS encoding ABC transporter ATP-binding protein, translated to MLEVQDLHAYYGKSHILQGVDMHIGAGEVVSLLGRNGVGRSTTVKAIMGEVPPHGVITFKGKNIAGLPSYRIAHLGLGYVPENRDIFPGLTVRQNLLLGVKDTKRPGRWKLEDMLEMFPNLKARADTAAGVLSGGEKQMLTICRTLMGDPELIMIDEPTEGLAPLIVHQVGDLIAEIARRGVAILLVEQKLSIAMRISHRVYVMGHGRIVFEGTPADLKANQAIRKEWLEV
- a CDS encoding SDR family oxidoreductase, with amino-acid sequence MRVFVTGATGFVGSAVVGELAASGHQVLGLARSDQGAKALAEMGAQVRRGNMQDLDSLRSGAAEADGVIHLAFNHDFSKFLENCEADRRAIEAIGEVLEGSERPLLVTSGLALVAPGRLATEADSPAPGFPRLSEVAAETVAARGVRAAVVRLAPSTHGAGDHGFVPHLINLAREKGVSAYIGDGSNRWPGVHRFDAARLYRLALERGAVDGPYHAVAEEGVPFKEIAGVIGRGLGVPVVSKSEDEAADHFGWFKGFAGMDIPASSERTRERLNWQPTHPDLLTDIDQKAYFEE